One region of Psychrobacter sp. DAB_AL43B genomic DNA includes:
- a CDS encoding barstar family protein: MSQAIYYINQNSSALIGSIPEQAINIPIGDVLNKETLLTSLAKVGSFPSYFSHNWDSAWDCLTDSDIKHLKIYLNEVEKINTEDFNVFKRIVEDAYNDFGKPQLWIIVASND, encoded by the coding sequence ATGAGCCAAGCGATTTATTATATTAATCAAAACAGCTCTGCCCTTATTGGCAGTATTCCTGAACAAGCGATTAATATCCCTATTGGCGACGTCTTAAATAAAGAAACTCTATTGACTAGCTTAGCAAAAGTAGGTAGTTTCCCCAGTTATTTTTCGCATAACTGGGACAGTGCTTGGGACTGTTTGACTGATAGCGATATAAAACACCTAAAGATTTACTTAAATGAGGTGGAAAAAATAAATACTGAGGACTTTAATGTCTTTAAACGCATCGTTGAGGACGCCTATAACGATTTTGGCAAACCACAATTATGGATTATTGTGGCATCAAACGACTGA
- a CDS encoding GNAT family N-acetyltransferase, giving the protein MSLQYALLGDMSWQNRAEWQIPDTPFMSFAFWQALSDTGAIGEQAGWLPIYVLIYRVEDSSSTAITGSSTASLSSSPLDISEPIAVMPVFVKGHHQGEFVFDHAWAQAYAQYGLDYYPRLVTSAPYTPVTGERLWLARGEKLNAEIVQTAIAGIDDIAQQVGASGWHGLFVRPEFAAIATTLMPVDSDINLGVEAQNPASESTFAYTPILERQGCQFLWQNKNLSQNDEPFTDFEGFLATLRAKKRKTIRAERRKVTEQGIICQRKCGDEITDADWKTFYHCYVMTYAIRGQQPYLTMDFFKALAQGMAEHLMLAQAVDVNGEVIASSLFLYDKPDSKNATLYGRYWGALGEYDSLHFELCYYQGIDFAIEQGLSYFDPGTQGEHKLIRGFVPTKTHSLHRIYDARFVPAIGDFCKKDRLHMAQYREQAFEALPFNIDNMPMFDSANV; this is encoded by the coding sequence ATGAGTTTACAGTACGCACTACTTGGCGATATGAGCTGGCAGAATCGAGCAGAGTGGCAAATACCAGACACCCCTTTTATGTCATTCGCTTTTTGGCAGGCGCTCAGTGACACCGGAGCGATTGGCGAGCAGGCGGGCTGGTTGCCTATTTATGTGTTGATATATCGCGTAGAGGATTCTAGTAGCACAGCGATAACAGGTTCTTCAACGGCATCATTGTCATCATCGCCATTAGATATATCAGAGCCGATTGCGGTGATGCCAGTATTTGTAAAGGGTCATCATCAAGGCGAGTTTGTATTTGATCATGCGTGGGCGCAAGCATATGCACAGTATGGTCTCGACTATTATCCTCGGCTAGTCACTAGTGCACCTTATACCCCAGTCACCGGCGAGCGTTTATGGTTGGCGCGTGGCGAAAAACTGAATGCTGAGATTGTGCAAACTGCAATTGCAGGGATTGATGATATTGCTCAGCAAGTTGGCGCGTCAGGTTGGCATGGACTGTTTGTCAGGCCTGAGTTTGCTGCTATCGCAACCACGTTAATGCCCGTTGATAGCGATATCAATCTTGGTGTTGAAGCCCAAAATCCTGCTTCTGAGTCGACATTTGCTTATACACCGATACTTGAGCGCCAAGGCTGCCAGTTTTTATGGCAAAATAAAAACCTCAGTCAAAATGATGAACCATTTACTGACTTCGAAGGATTTTTAGCGACGCTCAGAGCCAAAAAGCGTAAAACCATTCGTGCTGAGCGTAGAAAAGTCACCGAGCAAGGTATCATTTGCCAGCGAAAATGCGGTGATGAGATTACTGATGCCGACTGGAAAACGTTTTATCATTGTTATGTGATGACCTATGCGATACGTGGGCAACAGCCGTATTTGACCATGGATTTTTTTAAAGCATTGGCGCAAGGTATGGCTGAACACCTAATGTTGGCACAAGCTGTTGATGTAAATGGTGAAGTTATCGCTAGCAGTCTGTTTTTATATGACAAACCCGATAGTAAAAATGCGACTTTGTACGGTCGTTACTGGGGTGCGCTTGGTGAGTATGATAGCTTGCACTTTGAGCTGTGTTATTATCAAGGTATTGATTTTGCGATCGAGCAAGGCTTAAGCTATTTCGATCCTGGCACCCAAGGCGAGCATAAACTGATTCGTGGTTTTGTCCCTACTAAAACGCACTCCTTACATCGCATTTATGATGCGCGTTTTGTACCAGCGATTGGCGATTTTTGTAAAAAAGATCGTCTACATATGGCGCAGTATCGAGAGCAGGCATTTGAGGCTTTGCCATTTAATATTGATAATATGCCGATGTTTGATAGTGCTAATGTTTGA
- a CDS encoding sodium/glutamate symporter: MEVTLNGYYTLIFATLVLLLGRFLVKKIKFLEDFNIPEPVAGGLVAAAIVYALNLLWGYTFNFHQGLQTATMLMFFASIGLSADFGRLKAGGSPLLIFTIVVSVFIVLQDVVGVAMASALGLDPLLGLVTGSIALTGGHGTAGAWGVVLEEQYGVVGATTLGIAVATYGLVAGGLVGGPVARRLINKMGIKPAPINPNQSDVEKLAGQQSLYSTKHTEDSDDRHEEMFEKPDNIRLITASSTIESLALFAGALAFADLMTIVAEGTAFELPTFVWALAGGVIIRNALTMVFNFDMFDRAIDVIGNASLSLFLAMALLSLKLWELTDLAGPVLIILLVQTAVMIAYAYFVTFRIMGKDYDAAVLAAGHSGFGMGATPTAIANMQAVTDRYLPSPKAFLIVPMVGAFFVDIVNATVLQIFTKIPF; the protein is encoded by the coding sequence ATGGAAGTTACACTAAATGGATATTACACGCTAATATTTGCAACACTAGTGCTGTTACTTGGGCGCTTCTTGGTTAAGAAGATAAAGTTCTTGGAAGATTTTAATATTCCAGAGCCTGTCGCGGGTGGTCTAGTTGCTGCCGCAATCGTATATGCGCTTAATTTGCTATGGGGTTATACTTTTAACTTTCACCAAGGTCTACAAACAGCGACTATGCTGATGTTTTTTGCCTCAATTGGTCTGAGTGCCGATTTTGGACGCCTTAAAGCGGGTGGCTCACCGTTACTCATTTTTACCATCGTTGTATCTGTTTTTATTGTTTTACAGGATGTGGTTGGGGTAGCAATGGCAAGCGCACTTGGGCTTGATCCACTGCTCGGTTTGGTCACAGGTTCTATCGCTCTAACAGGCGGGCATGGTACTGCAGGAGCATGGGGTGTGGTGTTAGAAGAACAATACGGTGTGGTTGGCGCCACAACCCTCGGTATTGCCGTTGCTACTTATGGTTTGGTTGCAGGCGGTCTGGTTGGTGGTCCTGTTGCACGCAGATTGATCAATAAAATGGGCATTAAGCCAGCGCCCATAAATCCAAATCAAAGTGACGTTGAAAAGCTTGCTGGTCAGCAGTCTTTATATAGCACCAAACATACCGAAGATAGTGATGACAGACATGAAGAGATGTTTGAAAAGCCGGATAACATTCGTCTGATTACCGCTTCTTCTACCATTGAAAGTCTGGCATTATTTGCAGGCGCTTTAGCGTTTGCCGATTTGATGACCATCGTTGCAGAGGGCACGGCATTTGAGTTGCCAACCTTCGTTTGGGCATTGGCAGGCGGCGTGATTATTCGTAATGCGCTGACCATGGTCTTTAACTTTGATATGTTTGACCGCGCGATTGATGTGATTGGTAATGCTTCGTTAAGCCTATTTTTAGCCATGGCGCTGTTATCCCTAAAACTGTGGGAATTGACAGATTTAGCAGGGCCGGTCTTGATAATCTTACTCGTACAAACTGCCGTCATGATTGCTTATGCTTATTTTGTCACCTTTAGAATCATGGGCAAAGATTATGATGCCGCCGTTTTGGCAGCCGGACATTCTGGTTTTGGTATGGGCGCAACGCCAACGGCTATTGCTAATATGCAGGCAGTTACCGATCGCTATTTGCCATCACCAAAGGCATTTTTGATTGTACCGATGGTTGGTGCTTTCTTTGTCGATATCGTTAACGCGACGGTATTGCAGATATTTACTAAGATACCGTTTTAA
- a CDS encoding ribonuclease domain-containing protein, translating into MQSGTIKHWNSDKGYGFINVDNQSEDVFFHVSTVRLSQPINEGQRVYFNSERNEKNQLRATEVASNELSILEIADSKSPEPNSAHRRAKNTGRNDSNSTQTNHKVKNDRNNQHKKSTLSTLFSIIAIIAVAVYFFADLKSSFFADATQLTTISQTSSEPSSTSNATAIIGDVQIDRTIALIQQGGPFPYPNKDGTTFYNREGSLPAQSQGYYREYTVPTPGVSHRGARRIVTGGYPPTIYYLTIDHYDSFKKLEVN; encoded by the coding sequence ATGCAAAGTGGCACGATTAAGCATTGGAATTCAGATAAAGGCTATGGCTTTATCAATGTCGATAATCAAAGTGAAGACGTGTTTTTTCATGTGAGTACAGTGCGGTTATCACAGCCAATCAACGAAGGGCAACGCGTTTATTTTAATAGTGAGCGTAATGAAAAAAATCAATTAAGAGCTACTGAAGTGGCCTCTAATGAATTGAGCATATTAGAAATCGCAGATTCAAAAAGTCCAGAGCCAAATTCAGCTCATCGCCGTGCAAAAAATACTGGTCGAAATGACTCCAATAGTACTCAGACAAATCATAAAGTAAAAAACGACCGTAACAATCAACATAAAAAAAGCACCCTATCCACTTTATTTAGCATCATTGCCATTATTGCCGTGGCGGTCTATTTTTTTGCCGACTTAAAATCTAGTTTTTTTGCAGATGCTACGCAACTAACTACGATATCGCAGACTTCCTCTGAACCATCTAGCACCTCAAACGCAACTGCTATCATCGGTGATGTGCAGATAGATCGAACCATTGCGCTGATTCAGCAAGGTGGACCTTTTCCTTATCCTAATAAAGATGGCACGACGTTTTATAATCGAGAAGGCAGCTTACCGGCGCAGTCGCAAGGCTACTATCGCGAATATACCGTACCCACGCCAGGCGTTTCTCATCGCGGCGCACGGCGCATTGTCACGGGCGGTTATCCACCAACCATTTATTATTTGACTATCGATCATTACGATAGCTTTAAAAAACTGGAGGTAAACTGA
- the glyA gene encoding serine hydroxymethyltransferase: MFKDISIKDFDPVLAEAMAAESVRQENHIELIASENYCSQAVMEAQGTDLTNKYAEGYPGKRYYGGCEHVDVVEQLAIDRAKELFGAEYVNVQPHSGSQANSAVFLALLDANDTVLGMSLDAGGHLTHGAHINFSGLNYNAVQYGLVEETGLIDYDEVERLAKEHKPKMIIAGFSAYSQVVDWARFREISDEVGAYLLVDMAHVAGLVAGGVYPNPVPFADVVTTTTHKTLRGPRSGMILARDEKLAKKLNSAVFPGNQGGPLMHVIAAKAVSFKEALEDNFKTYQQQVVKNAQAMAKVIIDRGYEIISGGTENHLMLISLVKQEMTGKEADKWLGDAHITVNKNAVPNDPKSPFVTSGVRIGTPAITTRGFNEAQAAELAGWICDVLDSRGDETVTAEVRGKVEAICKELPVYAKNQ, from the coding sequence ATGTTTAAAGATATTTCTATCAAAGATTTTGATCCCGTACTTGCTGAAGCCATGGCTGCTGAAAGCGTTCGTCAAGAAAACCATATTGAGCTTATCGCTTCAGAGAACTACTGCTCACAAGCGGTTATGGAAGCGCAAGGTACCGACCTGACCAATAAATACGCTGAAGGCTATCCTGGTAAGCGTTATTACGGTGGTTGTGAGCACGTCGACGTCGTTGAACAATTGGCCATTGACCGTGCAAAAGAGCTATTCGGTGCCGAGTATGTCAACGTCCAGCCGCATTCTGGTAGCCAAGCAAACTCTGCTGTTTTCTTAGCATTGTTAGATGCCAATGATACGGTTCTTGGTATGAGCTTAGACGCGGGTGGTCACTTGACGCATGGCGCGCATATCAATTTCTCAGGTTTGAACTACAACGCGGTACAGTATGGCTTGGTTGAAGAAACTGGTCTTATCGATTATGACGAAGTTGAGCGTTTGGCAAAAGAGCACAAACCTAAAATGATCATCGCTGGTTTTTCAGCGTATTCACAAGTGGTCGATTGGGCGCGTTTCCGTGAGATCTCTGATGAAGTTGGCGCTTATTTGTTAGTTGACATGGCACACGTTGCTGGTCTAGTTGCTGGTGGTGTTTATCCAAACCCAGTACCTTTTGCGGATGTGGTCACTACCACAACGCACAAAACCTTACGTGGCCCACGCTCAGGTATGATCCTTGCTCGTGACGAGAAGCTGGCGAAAAAGCTAAACTCAGCGGTATTCCCAGGCAACCAAGGTGGTCCATTGATGCACGTTATCGCTGCCAAAGCGGTATCATTCAAAGAAGCATTAGAAGACAACTTCAAAACCTATCAGCAGCAAGTGGTTAAAAACGCTCAAGCAATGGCGAAAGTAATCATCGACCGTGGCTATGAAATCATCTCTGGCGGTACTGAAAATCATCTGATGCTGATCAGCTTAGTGAAGCAAGAAATGACTGGTAAAGAAGCGGATAAATGGCTTGGTGATGCGCACATTACTGTGAATAAAAACGCCGTGCCAAACGATCCAAAATCACCGTTTGTGACTTCAGGTGTGCGTATTGGTACACCAGCGATTACTACTCGTGGCTTCAATGAAGCGCAAGCCGCTGAATTGGCTGGTTGGATTTGTGATGTACTAGACAGTCGTGGCGATGAAACAGTCACCGCTGAAGTACGTGGCAAAGTAGAAGCTATCTGTAAAGAGCTTCCTGTATATGCTAAAAACCAGTAA
- a CDS encoding chorismate--pyruvate lyase family protein, protein MTSTLSCITNSSPPAELLSWLNTEGSLTALLEAKAGQPLRVKRSFEGYRLLSLIQKKQLGLQGAALSRPLLAWVREAQLYGNDELPWVQAQSIFPLSSLQGRARRLQQLKSTPIGYVLFKRSRTLPNQRFIEHTTDGWQRQTLYDWYGRKLLISETFLPQFCQTQLDL, encoded by the coding sequence ATGACCAGTACTCTTTCTTGTATTACCAATTCATCACCTCCGGCTGAGCTATTATCTTGGCTAAATACCGAAGGCTCTCTTACTGCCTTGCTAGAGGCAAAAGCGGGGCAGCCGCTACGCGTAAAACGCAGCTTTGAGGGTTATCGGTTATTGTCTTTAATACAAAAAAAGCAATTAGGTCTACAAGGCGCAGCGTTGAGTCGTCCATTATTAGCGTGGGTACGTGAGGCGCAGCTATACGGTAATGATGAGCTGCCATGGGTACAAGCTCAAAGTATTTTCCCGTTATCAAGTTTGCAGGGTCGCGCGCGCCGTCTTCAACAGTTAAAAAGCACACCGATTGGCTATGTATTGTTTAAGCGCAGTCGCACCTTACCCAATCAACGCTTTATCGAGCATACAACAGATGGCTGGCAACGGCAGACACTTTATGATTGGTATGGGCGCAAATTACTGATTAGTGAGACGTTTTTGCCGCAATTCTGTCAAACACAGCTGGACCTTTAA